TCCGCCGGAGTACCGCCAACCCGAGCAGCGCCAGCCATGAGGCAGGCCACGGCGCCGCGCTGCACCCTCCTCCCGCTAGATGGGGGAGCCTGACGGTCCACGCATACTCGGCCGGCGAGGCATCGGCATTCCCCGCGGCGTCCACCGCGCGGACCCTCAGGGTATGGGCACCCGGTGCGAGCCCATGGCTGTCTGGACAGGAGGTGAAGCTCTCTTCGTCCAGGCTACACTCGTAGCCCACGCCGGGCTCGTTCGAGGAGAACTCGAACTCCACGTCCCCGCTGATGACGCGCACCGGAGGACCGCGCGTGATGGACGTGTCCGGTGCCTGGGTGTCGACCGTGAAGGGGGTGGAGAGGGTGCCCGGACCCGTGTTCCCCACGGCGTCCATGGCGCTGACCGTCAGCGTGTGCTCGCCCTCCGCCAGCGGCGAACCCGCCGTACAGTTCCAGGAGCCGTCGTCCGCGGCCAGCGCGGTGCACAGGGGCACCGTCCCTCCATCGACGTGGACGCTGACGGTGGAGCCTGGCTCCGCGGTGCCGCTGAGGTGGGGAGTACTGGCTGCCAGCGCCTGGCCCGGCCGTGGTTCCCTCAGCGTGGGGGCCGCGGGGGCCGCCGCATCCACGGTGAAGGCGCGCCAGGAGGAGGGCGAGGAGGCATTGGTTGCGACATCGGTGGCGATTGCCAACACGGTGTGTGGGCCCGAGGTGAGCGGCTCAGCGGGCGAGCAACTCCAGGTGCCACTGGCGGTGGCGGTGGCGGTACAGAGGATGATGGAGTCCTCGGACACCGTCACCTGGCTGCCCGGCTCCGCCAGGCCGCCGAACCCAGGAGTCGCGTTGACGGCAGCGCTCTGCGTGGGAGTCGTGAGCGTAGGGGCCGCGGGGGCGAGGGTGTCCAAGGTGAAGGTCACGGGGGCGGAGGCCACCGTGGAGCTCAACAAGGTGACAGTCGCTACGGCCGAGTAGAGCCCGTCAGCAATCGCTGGCACGGCGCAGGCCCACTCGCCGGACGAGCTGGCCACCGCCGTGCACACGGGCGTGGCTCCTCCGTTGAGGTAGACCTCGACCGTTGTGCCGGGAGCGGCCCCCCCCGCGAAAGTCTGGGGTCCACCCCCTCCGGGTGCCTGGAGGATGATGGGCTCCCGCTGGCAGATGGAGAGCGCGTCCACGCGGTAGGTGACGGTCGTGTTGCCGTTGTTGGAGCAGCCGGTGTCGACCGACGCCAGACGCACCTGCTCCGAGGCCACGTCGAAGTCTCTCTTCAGGCCGAAGCCGAGGCTCATGGCCTGTGCGCGCAAGGGCTGCCCGGAGGCCGGCGGGTTGATGCCCATGGAGAAGCCGCTGGGACCCGTGGCGCTGGTGAAGCTCACGCCGATGATCCCAGGGCGCCAGTTGCCGCCTGGCGAGAAGCTGATGGCGCCCGAGACGTACTGAATCCGGTACCGGCCTGGCGTGCTCAGGGAGGCCTGGGCGGCCGTGGCGGGAAGGTCGGGGAAGGAGAAGCTGGAGACCGGCGTGCAGTCCGTGAGGCCCCGGCGCGTGAAGAAAGCGCTCACTGGCGCGGCCTGGCAGCTGAAGCCCGCCTCGACCGCGCAGGCCGCGGAGCAGCCATCCCCATCGCTCGTGTTGCCGTCGTCACAGGACTCCGGCGTGGCATGGATTCCGTCTCCGCACTCCACGGTGCATACCGAGGGAACACCCGTGCAGCCGTATCCCTGCTCGATGGCGCAGTGGACTCCACAGCCCTCACCGGCGGTGCTGTTCCCATCGTCGCACTGCTCGCCCTCGCCGAGCACGCCATCACCGCAGCCCGCGTTGCAAAGAGACGGCTGGCCATGGCAGCTATAACCGGCCTCGATGCCGCAGTCCGTCCCGCAGCCATCTCCCGAGGCGCTGTTGCCGTCGTCACATGCTTCGCCCGGAGACACCACCCCATCCCCGCACGAGGGGGGGGCGCGTCCACGAAGGGGTGATGGACGGAGGTGAGCAGGAGCGGGAGGAGCACGAGGCAAGCCAGGGGCATCATGGAGTCCTCTCCGCGATGATGAAGTCGACGCGGCGGTTGGCGGCGCGCCCGGCCTCGGTGGTGTTCTCCGTGATGGGACGGCTGGGGCCATGGCCAGAGGTCCGCAGGAGTGCGGCGCCGATGCCATGCTCCACCAGCCACCGCTTCACACTCTCGGCGCGGCGCAGGGACAGCACGCGGTTGAAGTCCGGGCTGCCACTGTTGTCGGTATGTCCCTCGATGCGCAGCTGCTGGATCCAGGGGCGCGCCTGAATCGCCTGGGCCAGCGCCTGCAGCACAGGGAGGTTCTCCACCAGGAGCACGTCCGTGTTCGCGGCGAAGACAATGGGCTGCTGGGGGACCAGCCGATCCTCCCTCTCCTCCACCAGGGCCACCGGGCACCCGTTCAGGCGTGCCTCCAGGCTGGGGTCCCCCGGCCTGTCCGGGCAAGCATCTTCCGGCGCGAAGACGCTGTCGTGATCGGCGTCCTCCGCGGGGCAACCCAGGCGCCGCGGATCAGGGGTGTCCCCCAGCGCGGTGTCCGGACACACATCCTTCCCATCCAA
The sequence above is drawn from the Archangium gephyra genome and encodes:
- a CDS encoding Ig-like domain-containing protein, translated to MAPAVPSRRTPPRPGAPPTAASTSSSRRGLHDAPGLPRAPPAPAHLRPSPLRGRAPPSCGDGVVSPGEACDDGNSASGDGCGTDCGIEAGYSCHGQPSLCNAGCGDGVLGEGEQCDDGNSTAGEGCGVHCAIEQGYGCTGVPSVCTVECGDGIHATPESCDDGNTSDGDGCSAACAVEAGFSCQAAPVSAFFTRRGLTDCTPVSSFSFPDLPATAAQASLSTPGRYRIQYVSGAISFSPGGNWRPGIIGVSFTSATGPSGFSMGINPPASGQPLRAQAMSLGFGLKRDFDVASEQVRLASVDTGCSNNGNTTVTYRVDALSICQREPIILQAPGGGGPQTFAGGAAPGTTVEVYLNGGATPVCTAVASSSGEWACAVPAIADGLYSAVATVTLLSSTVASAPVTFTLDTLAPAAPTLTTPTQSAAVNATPGFGGLAEPGSQVTVSEDSIILCTATATASGTWSCSPAEPLTSGPHTVLAIATDVATNASSPSSWRAFTVDAAAPAAPTLREPRPGQALAASTPHLSGTAEPGSTVSVHVDGGTVPLCTALAADDGSWNCTAGSPLAEGEHTLTVSAMDAVGNTGPGTLSTPFTVDTQAPDTSITRGPPVRVISGDVEFEFSSNEPGVGYECSLDEESFTSCPDSHGLAPGAHTLRVRAVDAAGNADASPAEYAWTVRLPHLAGGGCSAAPWPASWLALLGLAVLRRRGHPSPR